In Hymenobacter gelipurpurascens, one DNA window encodes the following:
- a CDS encoding RICIN domain-containing protein, with the protein MSIRSACMTNTVTRVLLPLLAACFFAFSAEAQSAFTPDEYAWYGVIPRSSGRSLDVANSSPESAAVTVQWEFTHSNSQQWKFVRAAPGSDFYRIEARHSGKCLTLEKPDENAPVVQRPWTGSFYQQWKLVPSGPLGSFMLISRGNDKCLALAAADKFNGTPIVGQRVQNRATQQWKLFKLRLNVDPSQPGFGKPEPLTSLNTPGGNELQPVVATDGKMLYFVRTRFAGNTEGVAESGDIWVSTSTNGDSWGPATRLDALNTTQHNGVMAIVGNGTSLLVRGQYDREGFRDEGVSRVSRSAQGKNARPVALDIANYYSAGPATSFFQTPDEKILLLSLERGDSQGGNDLYVSRPSADGIWSEPLNLGAVVNSPGYDFAPWLSADTKTLYFSSYGHAGFGSADIFVSQRLDDSWTRWSEPRNVGGPLNGPGFDAYLSLSADGKQAYYASSPTANNPADLYRTATGVLPVIDTTAAPVVAAAPVSPTVAPRILLTGRTLDAKTRLAIGTELKVIRLGNDMAFNATARTESTGGAFQLTLPPGSYRLLANRAGYLTATDTVTLTTGSLSRELLLVPAAVGSSLELPTLIFAQGKFNLLPASYTELNRLARTLQDNPTVNIRLEGHTDNQGNAKLNQDLSESRVTEVKRYLVTRGVSENRITTVGYGGSKPRASNEKEETRKLNRRVEFTITK; encoded by the coding sequence TGCTTTTTCCGCCGAAGCTCAGTCGGCCTTTACACCCGATGAGTACGCCTGGTACGGCGTAATTCCGCGCAGCAGTGGCCGCTCCCTGGATGTGGCCAACTCCTCGCCCGAGTCGGCTGCTGTCACTGTGCAGTGGGAGTTTACGCACTCCAATAGCCAGCAGTGGAAGTTTGTGCGGGCCGCCCCCGGCAGCGACTTCTACCGCATAGAGGCGCGCCACAGCGGCAAATGCCTGACCCTGGAAAAGCCCGACGAAAACGCACCCGTTGTGCAGCGCCCCTGGACCGGCAGCTTCTATCAGCAGTGGAAGCTGGTTCCGTCGGGCCCCCTGGGAAGTTTTATGCTGATCAGCCGTGGCAATGATAAGTGCCTGGCCCTGGCTGCCGCCGATAAATTCAATGGTACGCCCATAGTGGGCCAGCGCGTGCAGAACCGCGCCACACAGCAATGGAAGCTGTTTAAGCTCCGCCTGAACGTAGACCCCAGCCAACCCGGCTTCGGCAAGCCCGAGCCCCTGACCAGCCTGAATACGCCCGGCGGCAACGAACTGCAACCCGTGGTAGCGACCGATGGCAAGATGCTCTACTTCGTGCGAACCCGTTTTGCCGGCAATACGGAAGGAGTAGCCGAGTCGGGCGACATCTGGGTGAGCACCTCCACCAACGGCGACAGTTGGGGCCCGGCTACCCGCTTGGATGCCTTAAACACCACCCAGCACAACGGCGTGATGGCCATAGTAGGAAACGGCACCAGCCTGCTGGTACGCGGCCAGTATGACCGTGAAGGCTTCCGTGATGAAGGCGTAAGTCGGGTTTCGCGCTCAGCCCAAGGCAAAAACGCCCGCCCCGTTGCGCTGGATATTGCCAACTATTACTCAGCAGGTCCCGCCACTTCCTTCTTCCAGACACCCGACGAAAAGATTCTGCTGCTCTCCCTGGAGCGCGGCGATTCTCAGGGCGGCAACGACCTGTACGTAAGCCGCCCCTCGGCCGATGGCATCTGGAGTGAGCCCCTGAACCTGGGAGCCGTGGTGAACTCGCCGGGCTACGATTTCGCACCGTGGCTCTCAGCTGATACCAAAACGCTGTATTTCAGCTCCTACGGCCACGCGGGCTTCGGCAGTGCCGATATTTTCGTGAGTCAGCGGCTTGATGATTCCTGGACTCGGTGGTCGGAGCCGCGCAACGTGGGTGGCCCCCTGAATGGCCCCGGCTTCGATGCGTATTTATCGCTTTCGGCAGATGGTAAACAGGCCTACTACGCTTCTTCGCCCACGGCTAACAACCCCGCCGATTTGTACCGGACTGCCACGGGTGTGCTGCCGGTGATAGATACCACGGCGGCGCCCGTGGTGGCGGCCGCACCTGTAAGCCCAACCGTAGCGCCCCGCATCCTGCTTACCGGCCGCACCCTCGATGCCAAAACCCGGCTAGCCATAGGCACGGAGCTGAAAGTGATTCGGTTGGGGAATGATATGGCGTTCAATGCCACAGCCCGCACCGAAAGCACCGGTGGCGCCTTCCAGCTGACCCTGCCACCCGGCAGCTACCGGCTGCTGGCCAACCGTGCCGGCTACCTCACCGCTACTGATACCGTGACCCTCACAACGGGCTCACTGAGCCGGGAGCTACTGCTGGTGCCGGCCGCCGTGGGCTCCAGCCTAGAGCTGCCCACGCTTATTTTTGCCCAAGGGAAATTCAATTTGCTGCCCGCGTCTTACACCGAGCTAAACCGCCTGGCCCGCACCCTCCAGGACAACCCCACCGTAAACATCCGGCTGGAAGGCCACACCGATAACCAGGGTAACGCAAAGCTGAACCAAGACCTTTCTGAAAGCCGGGTGACCGAAGTGAAGCGCTACCTCGTCACGCGCGGCGTCAGTGAAAACCGCATTACTACAGTGGGGTACGGTGGAAGTAAGCCTCGCGCGAGCAATGAGAAAGAGGAAACCCGCAAGCTGAACCGCCGG